A genome region from Variovorax paradoxus includes the following:
- a CDS encoding LysR family transcriptional regulator, producing the protein MDRFQEMQAFVRIAERQSFTQASEDLQIPRATVTNLIKRVEQRIGTRLLERTTRTVRLTQDGEAYYRRCVRLLADVEEAEGLFRNEAPKGLLRVNLQGTLARNFVVPALPAFLARYPDLELHIGEDDRLVDLVREGVDCVLRAGNLQDSSMVARRVALLPQVTVASPAYLAAHGEPASMEALAAHRAVNYFSSATGKAVPLEFTVEGRVTTVQLGGIVSVTGADLYTGSAVAGLGLVQVPRYRVASELADGRLQVVLAAFAPPPMPVSVLYSQNRQLSSRVRVFTQWLRDIFEAAGV; encoded by the coding sequence ATGGACCGCTTCCAGGAAATGCAGGCCTTCGTGCGCATCGCCGAACGCCAGAGCTTCACGCAGGCATCCGAAGACCTGCAGATTCCGCGCGCCACCGTCACCAACCTGATCAAGCGCGTCGAGCAGCGCATCGGCACCCGCCTGCTCGAGCGCACCACCCGCACCGTGCGGCTCACGCAGGACGGCGAGGCCTACTACCGCCGCTGCGTGCGGCTACTCGCCGACGTGGAGGAAGCCGAGGGCCTGTTCCGCAACGAGGCGCCGAAGGGCTTGCTGCGCGTGAACCTTCAAGGCACGCTGGCGCGCAATTTCGTGGTGCCGGCGCTGCCCGCGTTCCTCGCCCGGTATCCCGACCTCGAACTGCACATCGGCGAGGACGACCGGCTGGTCGACCTGGTGCGCGAAGGCGTCGACTGCGTGCTGCGCGCCGGCAACCTGCAGGACTCCTCGATGGTCGCGCGGCGCGTGGCGCTGCTGCCGCAGGTGACGGTCGCGAGCCCGGCCTACCTCGCGGCGCACGGCGAGCCCGCGAGCATGGAGGCGCTCGCTGCACACCGCGCCGTCAACTACTTCTCGAGCGCCACCGGCAAGGCGGTCCCGCTCGAGTTCACGGTCGAAGGCCGCGTCACGACGGTGCAGCTCGGGGGCATCGTGTCGGTCACCGGCGCCGATCTCTACACCGGCTCGGCGGTCGCCGGGCTGGGCCTCGTGCAGGTGCCGCGCTATCGCGTGGCCAGCGAACTGGCCGACGGCCGTCTGCAGGTGGTGCTGGCCGCGTTCGCACCGCCGCCGATGCCGGTGTCGGTGCTCTATTCGCAGAACCGGCAGCTGTCCTCGCGCGTGCGCGTCTTCACCCAGTGGCTGCGCGACATCTTCGAGGCGGCCGGGGTCTGA
- a CDS encoding SDR family oxidoreductase has protein sequence MNKPSNSQVAIVTGASRGIGAAVAQRLAKDGFAVAVNYAASPAQADALVAELKAGGARALAVKADVSKAGEVRAMFDAVEAQLGKVDVLVNNAGVLKTVPLAEHTDALYDQTFDINVRGTFNTLREAARRLNEGGRIVNFSSTTLALNMPGYAIYNATKAAVEAFTHVFAKELRGRNITVNAVAPGPIATSLFLDGKTEEQVQTFAKMPPLQRLGQPEDIASVVSFLASPDSGWVNGQVLRANGGIA, from the coding sequence ATGAACAAGCCCTCGAACTCCCAGGTCGCCATCGTTACCGGCGCCTCTCGCGGCATCGGCGCCGCCGTCGCGCAGCGCCTTGCCAAGGACGGCTTCGCCGTCGCAGTCAACTACGCTGCGAGCCCGGCGCAGGCCGATGCGCTCGTCGCCGAGCTGAAGGCCGGCGGCGCCAGGGCCTTGGCCGTGAAGGCCGACGTGTCGAAGGCCGGCGAAGTGCGCGCCATGTTCGACGCGGTCGAGGCGCAGCTCGGCAAGGTCGACGTGCTGGTCAACAACGCCGGCGTGCTCAAGACGGTGCCGCTGGCCGAGCACACCGACGCGCTCTACGACCAGACCTTCGACATCAACGTGCGCGGCACCTTCAACACGCTGCGCGAAGCCGCCAGGCGGCTGAACGAAGGCGGGCGCATCGTCAACTTCTCGAGCACCACGCTGGCGCTGAACATGCCGGGCTACGCGATCTACAACGCAACCAAGGCGGCCGTCGAGGCATTCACGCATGTGTTCGCCAAGGAACTGCGCGGCCGCAACATCACGGTGAATGCCGTGGCGCCGGGTCCGATCGCCACGTCGCTGTTCCTCGATGGCAAGACCGAGGAGCAGGTCCAGACCTTCGCGAAGATGCCGCCGCTGCAGCGCCTGGGCCAGCCCGAGGACATCGCCTCGGTGGTCTCCTTCCTCGCCAGTCCCGATTCGGGCTGGGTCAACGGCCAGGTCCTGCGCGCCAACGGCGGCATCGCCTGA
- a CDS encoding type II toxin-antitoxin system Phd/YefM family antitoxin: MNFSTQVKPISYLKSHAADIVKTLADTREPLVITQNGEAKLVVMDVRSYEEHEATLALLKVLALGNREIDQGQFRSAEDVFAELDQEDAN; encoded by the coding sequence ATGAATTTCTCCACTCAAGTTAAACCCATCAGTTATCTCAAGAGCCATGCTGCAGATATCGTGAAGACCTTGGCGGACACTCGCGAGCCTCTGGTCATTACCCAGAACGGCGAAGCCAAACTCGTGGTGATGGACGTCCGCTCGTACGAGGAACACGAAGCCACTCTCGCTCTGCTGAAAGTCCTGGCACTCGGCAATCGCGAAATCGACCAGGGTCAGTTTCGGTCCGCGGAAGACGTGTTCGCCGAACTGGACCAAGAAGACGCGAATTGA
- a CDS encoding LysR family transcriptional regulator translates to MDSFSGLESFVRAADLLSFAKAGRLLGISASAVGKNVARLEQQLGVRLFNRTTRHTRLTQEGALFHERCRRILDELDDARAMMQDAIAAPRGRLRVSLPTIGYRFLLPVLPAFKARYPEIELDLDFNDRLVDVIAEGVDVAIRSGDLVDSQLVARRLGPFRFVLVASPAYLARHGVPHVPADLVHHACLRYKFATGGKIEEWDLPGLPEQLPPGLLCNNMEAMLGAAIAGLGVAYMPDFLARDSLGRGELQRVLATHLVRQGQFSALWPSSRQLSPKVRAFVDFAGEHMFRDEDTPA, encoded by the coding sequence ATGGACAGTTTCAGCGGGCTTGAATCCTTCGTGCGCGCGGCGGACCTGCTGAGCTTCGCCAAGGCCGGCCGGTTGCTGGGCATCTCGGCATCGGCAGTGGGCAAGAACGTGGCGCGGCTCGAACAGCAGCTCGGCGTGCGTCTCTTCAACCGCACCACGCGCCACACGCGGCTCACCCAGGAAGGCGCCCTGTTTCACGAGCGCTGCCGCCGCATCCTCGATGAGCTCGACGATGCGCGGGCCATGATGCAGGACGCCATCGCCGCGCCGCGCGGCCGCCTGCGCGTGAGCCTGCCGACCATCGGCTACCGTTTTCTCCTGCCTGTCCTTCCAGCCTTCAAGGCCCGTTACCCCGAGATCGAGCTCGACCTCGACTTCAACGACCGGCTGGTCGACGTGATCGCCGAGGGCGTCGACGTGGCCATCCGCAGCGGCGACCTGGTCGATTCGCAACTGGTCGCGCGACGCCTCGGCCCCTTCCGCTTCGTGCTGGTGGCCTCACCCGCCTACCTGGCGCGCCACGGCGTGCCACATGTGCCGGCCGACCTCGTGCACCACGCCTGCCTGCGCTACAAGTTCGCGACGGGGGGCAAGATCGAGGAATGGGACCTGCCAGGCCTGCCGGAGCAATTGCCGCCCGGCCTGCTGTGCAACAACATGGAAGCGATGCTCGGCGCAGCCATCGCCGGCCTCGGCGTGGCCTACATGCCCGATTTCCTGGCGCGCGATTCGCTGGGCCGCGGCGAACTGCAGCGCGTGCTGGCCACGCACCTGGTGCGACAGGGCCAGTTCTCTGCGCTGTGGCCGTCGAGCCGGCAGCTCTCGCCGAAGGTGCGCGCCTTCGTGGACTTCGCGGGGGAGCACATGTTCAGGGACGAAGACACGCCTGCATGA
- a CDS encoding ATP-dependent nuclease, protein MRLASFQITNFRSINDSGLIDSSRITAILGRNDSGKSNLLRALHSLNPAEGPVEISPIKDFPRHRRLEECTGDTPVVFTRWSLDDSEQAALAAIFPRAAGVRHVTARRGYAATRTGGLEGLAPLSLDVGDIKGKVRKIVPAVKAAAEKVAEEARAALEQEADTFDAAMIMSPDHVRWSAGAVQAMQALRKALAAAGAELSDKQDQMLAELEELALSIADDEPAHARARAWVLENLPRFVYVDEYPALPGRQNIAEYLGRQGWGQLTPAQQSFGKLCKVAGLDPQQLHDLLDRNDQATRNQLANRAGAVVTAEIRRLWKDRPLKVRFNLDGPYLDTLVSDPDGAYDVEVNLDERSRGFQWFFSFYIAFFADTRGGRAEDAVMLLDEPGLHLHAHSQADLLAHFEQDFGNQIIYTTHSPFMVPVHRPDAVRTASLGETAGTTVSNTAQGDERTLFPLKAALALSGTAVEPAKNVAGDANAKTNARMAGTTAGTASEHADARLAPVV, encoded by the coding sequence ATGCGCTTGGCGTCATTCCAGATCACCAACTTTCGCTCGATCAACGACAGCGGCCTCATCGATTCCTCTCGGATCACGGCGATCCTTGGTCGGAACGACAGCGGCAAGTCGAACCTGCTGCGCGCACTCCACAGCCTGAACCCGGCCGAAGGCCCGGTCGAAATCAGCCCCATCAAGGACTTTCCGCGCCATCGCCGGCTCGAAGAGTGCACCGGCGACACGCCGGTCGTCTTCACGCGCTGGAGCCTGGACGACAGCGAACAGGCCGCGCTGGCCGCGATCTTTCCGCGTGCGGCCGGCGTGCGCCACGTCACCGCGCGCCGCGGTTATGCCGCCACGCGCACCGGCGGGCTCGAAGGCCTTGCGCCGCTGTCGCTCGATGTCGGCGACATCAAGGGCAAGGTCCGCAAGATCGTGCCGGCCGTGAAGGCCGCCGCGGAGAAGGTGGCCGAGGAGGCGCGCGCCGCGCTCGAGCAGGAGGCCGACACCTTCGACGCCGCGATGATCATGAGTCCCGACCACGTCCGCTGGTCGGCCGGCGCGGTGCAGGCCATGCAGGCGTTGCGCAAGGCACTTGCCGCGGCCGGCGCCGAACTCAGCGACAAGCAGGACCAGATGCTCGCCGAGCTCGAGGAGCTGGCACTCTCCATCGCCGACGACGAACCTGCGCACGCGCGCGCACGCGCCTGGGTGCTCGAGAACCTGCCGCGCTTCGTCTACGTGGACGAGTACCCCGCGCTGCCCGGCCGTCAGAACATCGCCGAATACCTGGGCCGCCAGGGCTGGGGACAGCTCACGCCCGCGCAGCAGAGCTTCGGCAAGCTGTGCAAGGTCGCAGGGCTCGACCCGCAGCAGCTGCACGACCTGCTCGACAGGAACGACCAGGCCACGCGCAACCAGCTGGCGAACCGCGCCGGCGCGGTGGTGACGGCAGAGATCCGCCGCCTGTGGAAGGACCGTCCGCTGAAGGTGCGCTTCAACCTCGACGGCCCCTACCTCGACACGCTGGTGTCCGACCCCGACGGCGCGTACGACGTGGAGGTGAACCTCGACGAGCGCAGCCGCGGCTTCCAGTGGTTCTTCTCGTTCTACATCGCGTTCTTCGCCGACACCCGGGGCGGCCGCGCGGAAGACGCCGTGATGCTGCTCGACGAGCCCGGTCTTCACCTGCACGCGCACTCGCAGGCCGACCTGCTCGCGCACTTCGAACAGGACTTCGGCAACCAGATCATCTACACCACGCACTCGCCGTTCATGGTGCCGGTGCACCGGCCGGACGCGGTGCGCACCGCCAGCCTCGGCGAAACGGCAGGGACGACGGTGAGCAACACGGCGCAGGGAGACGAGCGCACGCTGTTTCCGTTGAAGGCCGCGCTGGCGCTGAGCGGGACGGCTGTGGAGCCTGCGAAGAACGTTGCTGGGGATGCGAACGCAAAGACAAATGCCAGGATGGCTGGAACAACCGCCGGGACAGCCAGCGAGCACGCCGACGCTCGTTTGGCCCCCGTTGTCTGA
- a CDS encoding type II toxin-antitoxin system RelE/ParE family toxin — protein MFLRSAEADLKDLRRYIIKNFGNDTWTVSYEKIKQSVAMIEAHPQAGRVPEELENLNAAQYRQVISGRNRLIYEVRMDIAYIHVVCDTRRDLKSLLMRRMVGAD, from the coding sequence GTGTTCCTGCGGTCCGCCGAGGCCGACCTGAAGGACCTGAGGCGCTACATCATCAAGAACTTCGGCAACGACACCTGGACTGTGAGCTACGAGAAGATCAAGCAGTCCGTGGCGATGATCGAAGCACACCCACAGGCGGGACGGGTTCCTGAAGAGCTGGAAAACCTGAACGCGGCCCAATACCGGCAAGTCATCTCCGGCAGGAACCGCCTCATCTACGAGGTGCGCATGGACATCGCCTACATCCACGTCGTCTGCGACACGCGACGAGATTTGAAAAGCCTGCTCATGCGGCGCATGGTTGGCGCCGATTAA
- a CDS encoding MFS transporter — protein sequence MSPTSSKNWLLAAVCLAALGMPLSFTGPAVVLPAIHGALGGSPVQLNWVTNAFMLSFGATLMAAGALADACGRKRVFLQGLAVVALSSSLQTLAPGIVAFDLVRALQGLGSAAAFAAGTAALAQVFDGAARTRAFSLIGTSFGVGLSCGAILSGWLAERFGWQAVMLSPGAVSLVALCIAARCMRESRNPHAMGLDLPGCATFTAALSLLTLGVLQAPESGWGSPRVAGALAAALLMGAAFVAVERRVAHPMLDLSLFRFPRFVGVQLLAAAPAYGFVVLLVLLPIRFIGLEGRSALEAGSFMFALSGPILVVPTLAAWLAHRFSAGAISATGLLVCAAGLFWLGRCAPGASLHELAGALLLVGAGIGLPWGLMDGLAVSVVPRERAGMASGIFNTVRVAGEGIALALVGAGLTALVAAQLGHAAFAAQAAQRLTTGDLSQALALLPGMDRAALLQAYGAAFGTLLCVLAAVTVLTAVVVFVFLRGGMRAHAEDGGVGLESTAC from the coding sequence ATGTCCCCGACTTCTTCCAAGAACTGGCTGCTCGCCGCCGTCTGCCTGGCCGCTCTGGGCATGCCGCTGAGCTTCACCGGTCCGGCGGTGGTGCTGCCCGCCATCCACGGCGCGCTGGGCGGCAGTCCAGTGCAACTCAACTGGGTGACCAACGCTTTCATGCTGAGCTTCGGCGCCACCTTGATGGCGGCCGGCGCGCTCGCCGACGCCTGCGGGCGCAAGCGCGTGTTCCTGCAGGGCCTGGCGGTGGTGGCCCTGAGCAGCTCGCTGCAGACGCTCGCACCCGGCATCGTCGCCTTCGACCTGGTGCGCGCGCTGCAGGGGCTGGGTTCGGCCGCTGCCTTTGCCGCCGGCACCGCGGCGCTGGCGCAGGTGTTCGATGGGGCGGCGCGCACGCGGGCCTTCAGCCTGATCGGCACCTCCTTCGGTGTGGGGCTGTCGTGCGGCGCCATCCTCTCGGGCTGGCTCGCGGAGCGCTTCGGCTGGCAGGCGGTGATGCTGAGCCCCGGCGCGGTGAGCCTTGTGGCGCTGTGCATCGCGGCGCGTTGCATGCGCGAGTCGCGCAATCCGCATGCGATGGGGCTCGACCTGCCCGGCTGCGCCACCTTCACCGCCGCACTGAGCCTGCTGACACTGGGCGTGCTGCAGGCACCGGAAAGCGGCTGGGGCAGCCCTCGGGTCGCCGGCGCGCTCGCGGCGGCGCTGCTGATGGGCGCGGCCTTCGTCGCCGTCGAGCGGCGCGTGGCGCATCCGATGCTCGACCTGTCGCTGTTCCGCTTTCCGCGCTTCGTCGGCGTGCAGTTGCTGGCCGCCGCGCCGGCCTACGGCTTCGTCGTGCTGCTGGTGCTGCTGCCGATCCGCTTCATCGGGCTGGAAGGGCGCAGCGCGCTCGAGGCGGGCAGCTTCATGTTCGCGCTGTCCGGGCCCATCCTCGTGGTGCCGACGCTCGCTGCCTGGCTGGCCCACAGGTTCTCGGCGGGCGCGATTTCCGCGACGGGCTTGCTGGTGTGCGCCGCAGGCCTGTTCTGGCTCGGCCGCTGTGCGCCGGGCGCGTCCCTGCATGAACTGGCGGGTGCGCTGCTTCTGGTCGGCGCGGGCATCGGCCTGCCCTGGGGCCTCATGGACGGGCTTGCAGTGAGCGTGGTGCCGCGCGAACGCGCGGGCATGGCGTCGGGCATCTTCAACACGGTGCGTGTCGCGGGCGAGGGCATCGCGCTGGCGCTCGTGGGCGCCGGGCTGACTGCGCTGGTGGCCGCGCAACTCGGCCATGCCGCTTTCGCAGCACAGGCGGCACAGCGCCTGACCACCGGCGACCTGTCGCAGGCGCTGGCCCTGCTGCCCGGCATGGACCGCGCGGCGCTGCTGCAAGCCTACGGCGCGGCGTTCGGCACGCTGCTGTGCGTGCTGGCGGCTGTGACGGTGTTGACTGCGGTGGTGGTGTTCGTGTTTCTGCGGGGCGGGATGCGAGCGCACGCCGAGGACGGCGGCGTGGGGCTGGAATCGACCGCCTGCTGA